The bacterium DNA segment CTTTCCATAAATTGCATATCTTAAAACTTTTGTAAATGAAGATAATGTTAAAATACTTCCTATTACAGCCCATAAAGCAATTACAGGTCTACCTGCTTTTATTGCTGCAAGGATAATTATAAGTTTACTCCAAAAACCATTAAAAGGAGGGATTCCTGAAATTGAGAGAGAAGCAACAAGTGTAGAAAAAGAAGTTATAGGCATTTTTTTATAAAGAAGTCCCATTTTATTTAAATCCCTTGTTCCTGTTTCATACTCTATGCTTCCTGAATCAAGAAATAAAAGTGATTTAAATAAAGAATGGTTAAATAAATGGAAAATCCCTCCAAGAATTCCAAGTGGTGTTCCGAGTCCAATTCCAACAAATACATAACCAATCTGGCTTATTGAATGGTATGCCAATAGTCGCTTTAAATCCCATTGTAATAAAGCAAGACATACACCAACAATCATTGAAATAACACCAAGAGAAACTAAGATCTGACTTAATAAAGGAGTAAATCCAAAAAGATTAAATATAAGCCGGCAGATTACATAAACACCGAGTGCCTTAATAACTACACCAGATAGCATTGAACTTATGGGAGCAGGAGCAGAAGGATGTGCATCTGGAAGCCAAGCATGAAAAGGAACAAGTGCTGACTTAATCATAAATCCAGAAATTATTAAAACAAAGGCAAATCCAATTAAATTATCATAAGGTATATCTCTTAAAATTCTTGCAACATCAGCAATATTTAATGTACCTGTCTTTCCATATAAAAGTGCAACTCCATATAAAACAAATAAACCAGAAACTGTTCCCATTACAAGATATTTAAAACTTGCCTCAAGTTCACTTGCTTGACATCCGAAACCAACAAGGGCATATGAGGCAATAGAGGCAATCTCCATAAATACAAATAAATTAAATAGGTCTCCAGAAAGAACCGTTCCATTCATTCCACCAACCATAAGAAGAAACAAAGAATAATATCTTAATTTTGAAGTGAACCTTTTTTCAATATAGTTAATTGAAAATAAAGTAGCCATAAAAGAGATTAAGTTTATGATTATAAGAAGCAAACAGGAAAGTCCATCAAGAACAAGAACTATTCCGAAAGGTGCTTTCCATCCTCCTATATGATAAACATATTCCTGATTAAGTGTCATTAAAGATAAAAGTAATAAAATAAATGTTGTTAAATTACCAAGGACATCTGGAACCCACTTAATCTTCCTTGAAACCATAGGGATAAAGAATGCAACTCCAAAAGGTATAACTATAAATAAAGGTAAATTCACCATTTTCCTATCCTTTTAATTTTCTCATTTCTGTTATATCAAAAGTTCCATACCTTTGGTATAATCTAATTGCAATAGAAACCATTAAAGCAAGAATACCAAGACCTATGACTATACTTGTTAAAACCATTGCCTGTGGTAATGGGTCAACTGCTTTTTGTGAAAACTCAACTATATTTGTATTAGGTTGCAAAATTGGTGGTATTCCATTTTTTCTATAACCAATAAGGATTAAAAATAGATTAACCGAATATTCCATAACCCATAGACCAAGGATAATTTTTACAACATTCTTTTTACAACAGACACCATAAAGACCTATTAAAAACAAAACAAAGCATAAATAGTAAATCATTTTTTATCCCTTTTTTCAGTTGTTATAAGTTTTCCTTTACCATCTTCAAAAATAACCCTTACAACCGAAAGAATTATAAATATCATAAACAAACATGCACCAACCTTTAATCCTATGCTTAAATTACATAAAGGTATAATCCCTGCAGAAAAAAGTTTGAAATTTCCTGTAGGATGATATTTTTCTATGAAGTTTGAAAAGAATACACCTGTAAAATAAATACCTAAAGTTGCTATCAATAAAAACAAAATTGCACCCAAACTATCAAGTTCAGAAGCAAGAACTTTACCAATTTTTCTTAAAGCATATTCTCTTCCAAAAGCAAGTGTAATCAATATAAATGTTGCAGCAAAAACAACTCCACCGGGAAAACCACCACCAGGACTTAAATGACCAAAAACAACAATATATGCACCAAATAAAAATATAAAACCCTTAATCCATCTTGTAACTGTCTTAACTATTAAACTCATTCCTTTTTCTCCATTATTCATCCTTACTCCTTTTTCTTGCATATACCCTTAAAATTGCAAGTGCTCCAAGTATTGAAGTAAATAAAATTGTTGCTTCACCAAGTGTATCATATCCCCTGTAATCAAAAATTATACCATTTACAATATTACCCGCTCCTGTTTCTTTAAGTCCATTTAAAAGATATCTATTTGAAGGTGCATCAGGGTTTAAAGTAAAAGAAGGTGTCCCAAAGGAAGGCAAATATCTTAATGCTTCCATAGCAAATATAAAGAAAACAAATATAAAAGCAAAAGTTGTTATAAGTCCAAAGAAATCCCTTTCTTCCTCAATTGTTGTTAAATCCCTTCTGATGGTTGCTCTTATTAAAATTATTAATGATAAAACCTCAACAACCATTTGTGTTATTGCTATATCAGGTGCTCCAAGTAAAAGAAATATAATACCTGAAAAATAACCAACCGGAACAATTGCTATAATTGCAGAAAGTAAATCTTTTGTTTCAAGACATATAATACTTCCAATTATCATAAAAACAAGCAAAATTCCAACAATAATTTCTACCATATAAACTCCTTAAAATTTAATAAATAATACAAATAAAACAATACAACCAATTAAAATCCATGTCAAATAAGTTGGCAAAACACCTGTATGTGTTGCTCTTATTCCTTCTCCAAGATAAAATACAATCCTTTTTCCATCTTCATATAAGTCAAATATTTTTTTCTTTGCACCTTCATACATCTTTGTTAAGAATGGTTGCTTTTCAATTGTTTTATAAAATTCTGTTCCACTCATCTCCATTTCTTTCAATTTTTTCTCTCCACCAATAAATGTTGAAACAGTTCTTTTCCTTGAAGGTAAAAATATTAAAAAGATTATTAAGCCAAAAATTAAAGAAATAAAAATTAAAGTTAAAGTTGGCAATAAATAATCATAACCTTTCTCAATGAATATACCTATTGAATTTTCAAAAATTTTTACAGGATAGAGAAATCCAAAACCAAATAAAATACATAGTAAAGAAAGAACAATTACAGGTAATAACATTAGAAATCCTACCTCTTCAATTTTTTCTTTATATTCTTTTATATGTCCAAGAAATACAGAATGGACAATCTTTAAGAAACTTGCAAGAGTTAGTGCAGAACCTATCATACCACAGATAATCCAAATATTCCAAGAGAAATCCCCTGTCTTTGCTCCTTCAAAAAGTCCTTGATAGATTAAATATTTAGAGAAGAAACCATTAAAAGGAGGAACACCACTTATTGATAATGAACCAATTAAAAATGTTATAAATGTAATTGGCATAAACCTACTTAATCCACCGAGTTTTTCAAGTTCAACTTCCTTTGTTTTCTTTTCAACATTACCTGCACCAAAAAACAAAAGTGATTTATAAATTGAATTATTTAGCATGTGGAAAAGACCTCCAATAATTCCTGCTGGATTTGTTGATGCAATTCCAAGGACCATATAGCCAACCTGACTTATAGCATGATAAGATAAAAGTTTTTTCATATTATGTTGAACTATTGCCATTAAAACAGCACACACAATTGTTAAAGAGCCAATCAATCTTAAAATAAACCATAAACCAGAATGTAAATCATTACTATATTCAAAAATATTAAGTAAAATCCTTGAAAAAAGATAAATACCAAGGAGTTTATCAAGTGAAGCAGGTAAATATGCAAGGATTGGAGATGGTGTATTTTCTGCTATTTCAGGAATCCATGTATGAAAAGGCATACAGCCTGCCTTTGCAAATGAAGCACAAATTAAAGAAAAGAAAATACCAATTTCAAGTCCACTTGCTATAAAAATATTCATATCTGTTATTGTATATTTTCCTGTAAGATAAATTAAACCACATATACCAAAAATCAAAAATGAATCACTACCACCAACTATTATCATTGTCTTTTTTGCAGAATATGCATTTTCTTGTCCAAATATACTCAAAATTAAATAAAGTGTAATTGCAAGAAATCCCCAAAAAACAGAAAAAAGGACTAAATTATTTGAAAAGATAGCACCTATTGAGGAAGAAAGTGTCCATAAAATATAAGCATAATATCTATTTGAGTTTTCAAAATTTTCAAGATAAGAAAAACTATAAATAAGGACAAGTAATGTAAAGAGAGAGATAAAAATAGAGATGAAAATAGAGAGAGGGTCTATTAAAAATATTTCTGTGATATAATAAGGAGACCCTTTAAAAAGCAAAATAGAAAAAGAAAGGAATAGTAAAGACACCAAACCACTTATTATCTCTTTCAAATATTTTATCCTTGAAGGAATTATTCTGCATAAGATTCCAGATATGAAACCAACAGAAAAAATACTTAAAACAATTTTTTCCATAATTTTTCCTCTTTACCAATTTCTTTTCTTATTTTTTCTGTCTTTTCAATTGATTTTTTTACCAAGTCCTCAAAACTATAAATCTTTTTATTTTTCTCCTTATCATATACTGCAATCCTTTCTGTACAGCAATAACATGGGTCAACACCTGCAAGAATTATACAAACATCTGAAATTGTCTCACCAATACAACTTGCTTTAAATGTTGGAATATTTACATAACTTGGTGCCCTTATTTTATGTCTTACAGGACTTGAAGTATTACCATCACTCCTTATATAATGAAAGACCTCTCCTCTTGGTGCTTCATGATGACCTATCCCTTCTCCTTTTGGTATTTCTCTTACTTCTTTCCATATTTGACCTTTTTTCCCATAAATTGCATCAAGTGACTGTTCTATTATCTTTATACTTTCAAAACATTCAAGTAATCTAACAACTGCCTTATCAAAAACATCTCCATTATTTGTTGTTATTACTTTCCATTCAACAAGATTATATGCTGCATAAGGGTCATCTTTTCTTACATCTATATCAACACCAGAAGCCCTTGCAACAGGTCCAACAGCACCATAATTTTTAATATCTTCTTTTGTTAAAACACCTACCCCTTTTAATCTTGCTCCAAGAACAGGGTCGTCAAGAACTGCTTCTGTTAACATCTGAATTTTCCCTTTAACATCTGATAATGTTTTTTTAAGTATAGGTATATCGCTATCCTCTATATCTCTTCTTACACCTCCAATTCTTAACATTGCATAGTGATTTCTATTTCCAGTTATCATTTCAAACATATCAAGTATTCCTTCTCTGTATTTCCATGCCCACATAAAAACAGTATTATATCCAAGAAAATGGCCTGCAAGTCCTACCCAAAGTAGATGACTATGAATTCTTTCAAGTTCACCAATTATATTCCTTATATATTTTGCCCTTTCAGGTATTTCAATTCCAAGTAGGTCCTCAACAGCATTACAATAAGCAATAGGATGAGAAGTTGAGCATATTCCACATATTCTTTCAACAAGGAAAGTTACTTGGTCCCAGTGTTTTGATTCAGAAAGTTTTTCAATTCCTCTATGGTTATATCCAGCAATCCATTCAGCATCAACAACCTCTTCTCCATCACAATAAAGTTGAAAATATTCTGGCTCTTCTAAAAGTGGATGATATGGACCAATTGGAACTAAAACCTTTTTATTCTCTGCCATCTGTTTTTACTCCTTTCCTCAATGGGTATAAATTTTCTTGCCAGTCCTCTCTTAATAAAAAATGTTTTAAATTTGGATGCCCAAGAAAATTTATTCCAAGCAATTCCCATATTTCTCTTTCTATATATGAAATCCCAGGTATAACATCTGTCAAACTTTCAATTTCAGGCTTTTCTTTTTCAAGGAATACTTTTAAAGAAACAATCACTCCACCTTCTCTATCAAAAGAAAAATGGTACAGAATTTCAAAACTATCAAAATTTTCAATACCTGTTACTATCTGATATCTTGCTTTCATTTCATTAAAAATTATATTTGCAACTTCTTTCAAATCTTTTTTGTCAATAGTCAAATAGATTCTTCTTTCATTATGAACCTTTATCTCTTTAATCCTTTCTCCTAATCTTTCTTTCAATTTTTCTATCATTTCAACTCCTTCAAAAATTTAACTATTCCTGCTATTATTGCCTCTGGTTTTGGTGGACATCCTGGGATATAAACATCAACTGGAATAATTTTATTTAAAGGACCTGCCATCTGGTACCCATCCCTAAAAATCCCACCTGAGCATGCACAAGCACCAATTGCAACAACAACACATGGTTTTGGTGTCTGCTCGTAAACTTCCTTAATCCTTTCAACACATTTTTTATTCACAATTCCAGTACATAATAAAACATCAGCATGTCTTGGAGAAGCAGCGAGTATAATCCCAAACCTTTCAACATCAAATCTCGGAGTTAAAAGGTCAAGAATTTCAATATCACAATTGTTACAACTTCCTCCACTCACATGATAAACCCACAAACTTTTCTTCAATGCTTTAAGTTTTAAGTTCATATTAAACTCCACTTAATGAAATCAGTATACCCAGAATTCCTATAAGAGTTAACCATCCCCAGAAAAATCTCAATGTCTGGTCTATTCTCAATCTTGGATTTGTATTTCTTATCAATGTTATAAGTACAAGCACAACTAAATATTTAACTACAAAAATTAAAAAACTTCCAAAACCTGTTATTATAGTTCCACCAAGATAAAGAATGACTATAAATAAAGGAACAACAACAAATAAAATTGCCTTTGAAAGTTTATAAAATCCAAGTAAAATTCCAGAATATTCAATTAAAGCACCTCCTGCAATCTCTGTTTCTGCTTCAGCAAGGTCAAATGGAACAACACCAAGTTTTCCAGTTGAAGCAATTAAAATAATAATAAAACCAATAATCCCTGATAGAGACAAAATATTACTTCCATTTATCTGTTGATACTTAATTATTTCTACAAGTGAAGTAGTTGAGTTTGCCTTTAAAGCAGGTATTATTATTCCACATATAAAAGGAAGTTCATAAGATAGAAGTAATTTTAATTCCCTACTTATACCAACAGATGCAAGGACATTTCCTGATGAACTTCCACCAAGAATTATAGAAAGAGAAGGGATTGTCAGTAAATAAACAAATAAAATCAAATCTCCTCCAAATCCAAAATTTTTTTTAAGAACAAGAAAGAGTATTGTTCCACATAAAGTTGAGGCAATGACAGAAAGAATTGGAGAAAAAACAAAGATAAATTTATTACCTCCTTCAGGTATTAAGACCTCTTTTCCTGAAAGTTTTATAAGATCAGCAAAATTCTGATACCATGGAGGTCCAACTCTCCACTGAATTCTTGCTGTAAGTTTTCTATCTATCCATGAAACAAAAAGTCCAGTTATACTTAAACTAATGAAAGATAAAATAAAATAACCCAAATAATAAATTCCACTCATTTTTTCAATCCATATTTTTCAATATAACTGAAACACTTAACAATCAGATTTTCTCCTATTTTATAAATATCTTCCTGTCCTTCAACCTCTTTCTCATCAATAAATTTAATTGCTTCACATTTTGCTGTTTTAACACATAAAGGTATTTCGTCTTCTTTTAATCTTCCAGTACACAAATCACATTTCACTGTAATATATGGAATAATATCAGGTAAAATTGTTCCAAAAGGACAGGCAAGCATACAACTTTTACAGGAAATACATAAAAATCTGCTCCTTTTGTTAATTCCTTCTTCTCTTTTAAGTGCTTCTGTTGGACATGAATTTATACATGGATGGTCTTCACATCTTCTACATGCAAGTAAAAAAGCAATCTCTTCTCTTAAAGGAGTAATTCCATTATTTTCAGGATGTAAAAAATAACTACATTTTACATCACATTTCTCACATTCAAGACACTTGTCATAATCAATAAATAACTTTTTCATGCCCATATCTCCGGTTTATCCTTCAATACATCATATGTAAAAACAGGCCCATCTTTACATACAAATAAATCACCTATCATACAGTGTCTGCAATGACCGACTGCACAATACATTTTTCTTTCCATTGATAAATAAATATTTTCAGGTGCAAATCCAATTTCAAGTAATTTCAATGTTGTAAACTTCATCATTATTGGTGGACCGCAAACAACAGCCACCCCATTTTTTATATCCATATCAAGATTTTCAAGTGTTTTTGTAACGACTCCTTCCATATATTTCCAGTTCTCATCTTTCTTGTCAACTGTAATTCTGAAACAGAGAGGTATTTTTTCGCATAACTTCTGCCATTTATCAAAAATTAGTTCTTTATATATATAATCCTGTGGAGTCCTTGCTCCACAGCAAAAAACTATCTTTTTATAATCCTTATATGTTTCAACAAGAGCAAGAAATAATGCCCTTATAGGAGCAAGACCAACACCACCACCAACAAGTAAAACTTCTTTACCTTTAAATTTTTCAAGTGGATATGGTTTTCCATAAGGACCTCTAACTCCAACTATATCTCCTTTTTTTAACTGGTGTATTTTTTCTGTAACCCTTCCTGTCTTCATAACTGTAAATTCAAGTTTTTCTTTATCAAATGGAGAAGAAGAAGGTGTAAATGGTGCTTCTCCAATTCCCGGAACTGTTAAAGAAGCAAATTGCCCTGCAAGAAAAGAAAATTCTCTTTCTGGTTTTAAAACAACAGTATTTATTGTAGGTGATTCCTTTATATTATCAATTACTTCACATTTAACCGGTTCATATATATTTTTTTCCATCTTTAAACCTTTACTTTCTCCTTTAAAACCTCTGTCAGAACCCTTCTTTTATCAATTTTCCCTATACATCCACTTATACACCTTCCACAACCGGTACATCCAATAATTCCAAAATTTTCCTTCATATACCAGTATTTACATAACAATCTATTTGCATATCTATCAAACAAAGTTGGTCTTGGACTTACTCCTGAAGCCATTCTTGCATATCCGGGAAAAAGACAGGCATCCCAGACCTTAACTTTTTTAAAATTACCATCTGTACTTGTATCCTCAAGTAAAAAACAAACACATGTCGGACAGTTAAAATTACAACTGCCACAAGAAACACAATTTTTTATATCATTTGGTTTTTGCCAGTATTCTGTATGATACATTCCTTTTAAATTCTCAAAATTTTTAATATCAAATTCTCTGTTTATTTCATTTATCTTTTCTTCTACTTTTTTCCTATCTTCTTCCAATTGTTTTATCTGTGACTCATTTACCTGATAAAATCTTGTATCTTTTCCTATAAATTCCTTACCTTTTTCACTTCCAATTTCAACAATAAAGCCATTTTCAATTTTACTCAAATTTAAATCAAAGTTTTTTTCAGGATATGGCTTTACTCCAACAAGTGTACAGAAACAACTATTATATGGATTTTTACAGTCAAAACTTATAATTAAGATGTTTTCTCTTCTTTTTGAAAAATTCGGGTCTTTATAATCACTATTTTTAAAAACAGAATCAAGAACATCAATAGCCCTTAAATCACAGGAAGTTACTCCCATAACAACAAGTTTTTCAATATTTTTTATTTCAGGTACAACAAACTCTTTAATTGGATACAGAAATATTTTAACAGGTTCAACCGCCCTTGCTTTATCATAAACAATCTTCTCTAAATTTTCTTCATTCAGATTCTCATAAAATAAAAAATTGTTATTTTCAACAGGTGCAAAAATCCTATTTTCTTTTATTTTTCCCTTTAAAAAATTCTTCCAGTCATCCACTTTTATATATAATTTTTCCATTTTATTTGTAATTTTTTTCACAAACTGTTTTATAAATTTTACACAAAAAAATTTTTAAGTCAAATTTTTTGTATGAAACTTCTATTTATTTCCAGAATTATTTTTTCTATTTCCTTCAAGTAAATATGAAGGTAACCCAAAGACATTGATTTTTTTTGTAAATGGATTTTTGTAAACAAGAACTTTTGTATTATAAACATCTTCAATATTTTGATATGTCAAGACCTCTTCTGGATTGCCTTTTCTGTAAATCTCTCCATTTTTGAATAAAATTATTTTTGTGGCATAGCAGGAAGCAATATTCAAATCATGAAAAATACTTATAACTGTAATCCCTTTTTCATTTAGTCTTTTAAGAATATCCATAATCTGAAATTGGTATCCAATATCAAGATGACTCGTTGGTTCATCAAGTAATATTACTTTTGGATTCTGGATTATTATCTGTGCAATATAAATCCTCTGTTTTTCTCCTTCCGATAATTCATTGATTCCTTTTTCAAAAAATTTTTTGATATTTAATGTCTCTCCAACTTTTTCAATTATTTCCTCTTTTTCCTTACCGAATCTACCAGTAAATGGAAATCTACCAAGAAGCAAAAAATCCTTTACATTGATATTAAATGTAACTTCAATTTCACTCGGTAAGTAAGCAATTTCTCTTGCATAGTCAATACTTCTGATACTTTTTAAATCCCTCCCTTTATAATAAATAAAACCGCTTTCAGGCAGTAAAATTTTTGATAATATTTTTAAAAAAGTTGTTTTTCCACTTCCATTCGGTCCAACTATACCAACAAATTCTCCTTCTGAAATTTCAACATTTATATCTTTCAAAACTCTATTTTTACCATAACTGAAACTCAAATTTTTAATATCATAAATTACCATATCCTTCTTTCCTTAAATAAAAGGAATAAAAAGAAAATACCACCAAAAAATCCAGTTATAACACCAACAGGAATTTCTACAGGTCTTATTATAAATTTTGAAATAGTATCGCAGATTATAAGAAAACCGCCACCAGTTAAAAAAGAAATGGGAATTATTTTTCTATGTACTGAACCATAAATTGCCCTTACAATATGAGGAATGATTAAACCAACAAAACCAATTATTCCAGAAAGTGATACACATAAAGAAGAGATAAGACAGGTTATAAAAAATGCAACATTTTTTTCAAAGTTTACATTTATTCCAAGTGTCTTTGCCTTTTCCTCATCTATACTTAAAATATCATAAACTCTTGATGAAAAGAAGAGAAAGATAAATGAAATGAAAATTAGAATACCAGCATAAATTAAAATTTTTTCTGAAAAAGAGGATAAATCACCAAATAAAAATAAAACAGTTGAATAGAATTTTTCATATTGTGAAATTGAAATTAAAAATAAAACAAGTGAAGAACAGATAAAATTTAAAGAAATCCCAGCAAGTATTATTGATGATGTTGAAAATTTTCTTATTATTGACAGTAAAATAATTAAAAATAGTGAAAAAATTGCACCCAAAAAAGCAAAAAATGGAATTGAATATACTTTACCCATTATTACACCTATTGCTATGCCAAGAGAAGCACCACCTGAAATTCCAAGAGTATAACTTTCAGCAAGAGGATTTTTAAGAATTGATTGTAAAACAGCACCTGAAATTGAAAGGCCAGCACCAACTATAAATGCACATATAACTCTTGGAATTCTTATTTTTAAAAAAATTGTTTTTTCAATTTCAGAAAGATTAAAAATATCCTTAAATGTATAAATTTTTGAGCCAAAGAAAGTCCCGAAATAAATTGAAAAAATGAAAAATAAAATGAGAAATAATTTTTTTCTCAATATTCAATCCCCTTCCTTGCTTTTATTCCCTTATCATATGGATGTTTTATTTTTTTTATTTCACTCACATAATCTGCCTTTTCAATAATCTTTTCTGTTGCCCCTCTACCTGTTAAAACAAGTTCAATATTTTCTGGTTTTTCTTCCATCATTTCAATTATTTCCTCTTCCTTTAAAAATCCATCCCTTAAAGGAATCAAAATCTCATCACATATAACAACATCATATTTTTTCTCTTTCAGAATTTTTCTTATAAAATCAAGCCCTTTTAAACATTCATTCCTCAATTCTTCTCTATCCACATTTTCAAAACAGGTATGTTTTTCAGCAAAAACAAAAATATCAACTCCAATTTTTTCAAGTATTTTAAACTCTCCATAACCCCATTTTTCTGGATTTTTATGGAAATATATATAACAAACCCTTAAATTATGGCCCCTTGCCCTTATCGCAAGTCCAATTACCGCTGTTGTCTTTCCTTTTCCATCTCCTGTATAAATTTCAATCATTTCCGAACCCCGTCCTCCTCCTTAATTCTTTAACAACTTCAACAAAAGATAATGGAGTGGGACTGCAAATCTTATCACTATCAACTACAAAAATTTTATCATTTTTTACCGCATCTATCATATTGTATTTCTTCCAGTTTTTCTTTTCTTCCTCTGTATCTATTCCCATAGTTGTTATAATGATTATTTCAGGATTTAATTTTATTATCTCTTCCATACTGTAAATACCTCCTTTTCCCTTTATAACATTTTCTCCACCCGTAAACTCAATTATATCATTAACAAAAGAATCAGTCCCTGCAACCCATAATGGTCTTGTTCCAACCTGAATTAGTACCTTTGGCTTTTTTCTTTTTGATTTTTTCTTAATCTCTTCTATTTCTCTTTTTACTTTTTCCACAATTTCTTTTGCTTCTTTTTCTTTTCCTATAATCTTCCCTATTTTTATAAAGTCATTACAAAGTTGCTTGAAATTTAAAGAATAACTTATAATTTCAACTCTTATTCCTAAATCTCTCAATTTTTTCACATCCTTTGGATTTGTTAAGTTTGTTGCAAATACTATATCAGGCTTTAATGAATAAATCTTTTCAATATTAACATCAATTACATTACCCACTTTTTCCTTGTATTTTGCTTCTTCTGGTCTTGTGCAGTATATAGTATTTCCAATAATTTTATCCCCTTTGCCAAGTAAAAAAATATCTTCAGTAATAGCAGGTCCAAGAGAAACAATCCTTTCAGGAATTTTTTCAGCAGAAACAAAACAGTATAAAGAAAAAATTAATAAAAATAACTTTTTTTTCATTTATTCAAGGTCATATAAACTATCATCTTTTGATAAATCTCCAAGAGAAGAATTTTTTGAACTCACATTATATTTTGTTCTTAAACTTTCAACATGTCCATCGCAGAAAGCAACATTTGCAAATCCATTATGTCTGAA contains these protein-coding regions:
- a CDS encoding proton-conducting transporter membrane subunit, whose translation is MVNLPLFIVIPFGVAFFIPMVSRKIKWVPDVLGNLTTFILLLLSLMTLNQEYVYHIGGWKAPFGIVLVLDGLSCLLLIIINLISFMATLFSINYIEKRFTSKLRYYSLFLLMVGGMNGTVLSGDLFNLFVFMEIASIASYALVGFGCQASELEASFKYLVMGTVSGLFVLYGVALLYGKTGTLNIADVARILRDIPYDNLIGFAFVLIISGFMIKSALVPFHAWLPDAHPSAPAPISSMLSGVVIKALGVYVICRLIFNLFGFTPLLSQILVSLGVISMIVGVCLALLQWDLKRLLAYHSISQIGYVFVGIGLGTPLGILGGIFHLFNHSLFKSLLFLDSGSIEYETGTRDLNKMGLLYKKMPITSFSTLVASLSISGIPPFNGFWSKLIIILAAIKAGRPVIALWAVIGSILTLSSFTKVLRYAIYGKGEKFDKSKLEKIKEVPDTMIVPLIILSILCIFTGLLLIGMTDGIFGPVIDVFDGGVLQYISKVLGV
- a CDS encoding sodium:proton antiporter, with the translated sequence MIYYLCFVLFLIGLYGVCCKKNVVKIILGLWVMEYSVNLFLILIGYRKNGIPPILQPNTNIVEFSQKAVDPLPQAMVLTSIVIGLGILALMVSIAIRLYQRYGTFDITEMRKLKG
- a CDS encoding MnhB domain-containing protein, which codes for MNNGEKGMSLIVKTVTRWIKGFIFLFGAYIVVFGHLSPGGGFPGGVVFAATFILITLAFGREYALRKIGKVLASELDSLGAILFLLIATLGIYFTGVFFSNFIEKYHPTGNFKLFSAGIIPLCNLSIGLKVGACLFMIFIILSVVRVIFEDGKGKLITTEKRDKK
- a CDS encoding DUF4040 domain-containing protein, which codes for MVEIIVGILLVFMIIGSIICLETKDLLSAIIAIVPVGYFSGIIFLLLGAPDIAITQMVVEVLSLIILIRATIRRDLTTIEEERDFFGLITTFAFIFVFFIFAMEALRYLPSFGTPSFTLNPDAPSNRYLLNGLKETGAGNIVNGIIFDYRGYDTLGEATILFTSILGALAILRVYARKRSKDE
- a CDS encoding proton-conducting transporter membrane subunit, which gives rise to MEKIVLSIFSVGFISGILCRIIPSRIKYLKEIISGLVSLLFLSFSILLFKGSPYYITEIFLIDPLSIFISIFISLFTLLVLIYSFSYLENFENSNRYYAYILWTLSSSIGAIFSNNLVLFSVFWGFLAITLYLILSIFGQENAYSAKKTMIIVGGSDSFLIFGICGLIYLTGKYTITDMNIFIASGLEIGIFFSLICASFAKAGCMPFHTWIPEIAENTPSPILAYLPASLDKLLGIYLFSRILLNIFEYSNDLHSGLWFILRLIGSLTIVCAVLMAIVQHNMKKLLSYHAISQVGYMVLGIASTNPAGIIGGLFHMLNNSIYKSLLFFGAGNVEKKTKEVELEKLGGLSRFMPITFITFLIGSLSISGVPPFNGFFSKYLIYQGLFEGAKTGDFSWNIWIICGMIGSALTLASFLKIVHSVFLGHIKEYKEKIEEVGFLMLLPVIVLSLLCILFGFGFLYPVKIFENSIGIFIEKGYDYLLPTLTLIFISLIFGLIIFLIFLPSRKRTVSTFIGGEKKLKEMEMSGTEFYKTIEKQPFLTKMYEGAKKKIFDLYEDGKRIVFYLGEGIRATHTGVLPTYLTWILIGCIVLFVLFIKF
- a CDS encoding nickel-dependent hydrogenase large subunit, with product MAENKKVLVPIGPYHPLLEEPEYFQLYCDGEEVVDAEWIAGYNHRGIEKLSESKHWDQVTFLVERICGICSTSHPIAYCNAVEDLLGIEIPERAKYIRNIIGELERIHSHLLWVGLAGHFLGYNTVFMWAWKYREGILDMFEMITGNRNHYAMLRIGGVRRDIEDSDIPILKKTLSDVKGKIQMLTEAVLDDPVLGARLKGVGVLTKEDIKNYGAVGPVARASGVDIDVRKDDPYAAYNLVEWKVITTNNGDVFDKAVVRLLECFESIKIIEQSLDAIYGKKGQIWKEVREIPKGEGIGHHEAPRGEVFHYIRSDGNTSSPVRHKIRAPSYVNIPTFKASCIGETISDVCIILAGVDPCYCCTERIAVYDKEKNKKIYSFEDLVKKSIEKTEKIRKEIGKEEKLWKKLF
- a CDS encoding NADH-quinone oxidoreductase subunit C, which translates into the protein MIEKLKERLGERIKEIKVHNERRIYLTIDKKDLKEVANIIFNEMKARYQIVTGIENFDSFEILYHFSFDREGGVIVSLKVFLEKEKPEIESLTDVIPGISYIEREIWELLGINFLGHPNLKHFLLREDWQENLYPLRKGVKTDGRE
- a CDS encoding NADH-quinone oxidoreductase subunit B family protein codes for the protein MNLKLKALKKSLWVYHVSGGSCNNCDIEILDLLTPRFDVERFGIILAASPRHADVLLCTGIVNKKCVERIKEVYEQTPKPCVVVAIGACACSGGIFRDGYQMAGPLNKIIPVDVYIPGCPPKPEAIIAGIVKFLKELK